A single window of Anopheles moucheti chromosome 2, idAnoMoucSN_F20_07, whole genome shotgun sequence DNA harbors:
- the LOC128299735 gene encoding uncharacterized protein LOC128299735 yields MKCDAVIEKIKARVAAIDPNGPRKVLGVFQLNIEAADGLHEIIVDLKALKVSDGKAGSPDVVINLKDEDFIAIGTKQVPVKDAVAQGKVSMTGDQNLFQALVDAI; encoded by the exons ATGAAGTGCGACGCTGTGATCGAGAAAATTAAGGCCCGCGTTGCCGCGATTGACCCGAACGGTCCGCGCAAGGTACTCGGTGTGTTCCAGCTGAACATTGAAGCTGCCGACGGCTTGCACGAAATCA TTGTCGACCTGAAGGCCCTGAAGGTGTCGGATGGTAAGGCCGGCTCGCCCGATGTGGTGATCAACCTGAAGGATGAGGACTTTATCGCCATCGGTACGAAGCAGGTCCCGGTGAAGGATGCCGTTGCCCAAGGCAAGGTATCCATGACCGGTGATCAGAACCTGTTCCAGGCGCTGGTCGATGCGATCTAA
- the LOC128299736 gene encoding uncharacterized protein LOC128299736, translating into MKCDAVIEKIKARVAAIDPNGPRKVLGVFQLNIEAADGLHEIIVDLKALKVSDGKAGSPDVVINLKDEDFIAIGTKQVPVKDAVAQGKVSMTGDQNLFQALVDAI; encoded by the exons ATGAAGTGCGACGCTGTGATCGAGAAAATCAAGGCCCGCGTTGCCGCGATTGACCCGAACGGTCCGCGCAAGGTACTCGGTGTGTTCCAGCTGAACATTGAAGCTGCCGACGGCTTGCACGAAATCA TTGTCGACCTAAAGGCCCTAAAGGTGTCGGATGGTAAGGCCGGCTCGCCCGATGTGGTGATCAACCTGAAGGATGAGGACTTTATCGCCATCGGTACGAAGCAGGTCCCGGTGAAGGATGCCGTTGCCCAGGGCAAGGTATCCATGACCGGTGATCAGAACCTGTTCCAGGCGCTGGTCGATGCGATCTAA
- the LOC128299733 gene encoding uncharacterized protein LOC128299733, translating into MASIRHTVRPAWPLPLQLIIGGLCVLLMLQDHPHHVAEATIPTIDNIVKILQSPVVQQLILPRPLVAADPSVVADEPAAMPAPVKMDPKKPSHMSDEKAKASSKDGAQDETVRTFLIPRTRSLPGCPLCDASVYSYCDEKVYHDACCCGSINGAAPFGGGGGFGGFGGFGRQGVGRQGFGGGGCGYQGCSFLYANSCYEHQLIVNCCCNSPY; encoded by the exons ATGGCATCGATAAGGCACACGGTTCGACCGGCATGGCCGTTACCGTTGCAGCTGATAATCGGCGGCCTTTGTGTGCTGCTGATGCTACAGGATCATCCCCATCATGTGGCGGAGGCCACGATACCGACGATTGATAATATCG TGAAAATTCTACAATCGCCCGTCGTGCAGCAACTGATTCTTCCGCGACCACTGGTAGCCGCCGATCCGAGTGTTGTTGCAGACGAACCAGCAGCAATGCCAGCCCCGGTCAAGATGGATCCCAAAAAACCATCGCACATGAGCGACGAAAAGGCAAAAGCGTCTTCGAAAGACGGTGCCCAGGATGAAACGGTCCGCACGTTCCTGATACCGCGCACCCGCTCGCTACCGGGTTGTCCGCTGTGCGATGCATCGGTGTACAGCTACTGTGACGAAAAGGTGTACCATGATGCGTGCTGCTGCGGTTCGATCAATGGTGCGGCACCgttcggcggtggtggtggatttgGCGGGTTCGGTGGATTCGGTCGGCAAGGTGTCGGTCGACAAGGTTTCGGTGGTGGCGGTTGTGGATACCAGGGCTGTTCGTTCCTGTACGCCAACTCCTGCTACGAACACCAGTTGATAGTGAACTGTTGCTGCAATTCGCCATACTAG